The Anopheles gambiae chromosome 2, idAnoGambNW_F1_1, whole genome shotgun sequence genomic sequence TCCATGCAGCAAAAATCGACGTGCTTTCTCGCTCAGGCAGATGTGATTGTAGCGGCGCGCAAGAGCGAGAAGTATCGCTGGTCCAATGAttcatttgtttacaaaacagCGCGCAACAGAGTTTGGTTTGTGAATTTCTACAATTTACCGAAAGTTTCCGTAATATTCCACCATGGCGAAGCCGGGAGAACGGGCCCTGCAAGCCATCAAGGAGCAAAGTAAAGCGGTCACAGTATTTAAAACACCCATCGTACCCAAGGCCAAAGCAAAGGACAAAATCATCCTCACGGAGGAGGAATACCTACAGGTGCGGAGCGATTGTAATTTTCCGGGATGAAAGTCCTCTAACTTGTTCTTTCTCTTCTGTTTGCAGGAAATGGGCAAAATCATTCAGCGGGACTTTTTTCCCGACTTGCAGAAACTGAAGGCACAGAACGAATATCTGGACGCGCTGGCTAGCAATGATGTTTGCAAATTGAGGCAGATTTTTTCCAAGTACAGTTCCAAAAGACCAAACTCATCCCGTTTAGGTAATTGTCGCAGTTCCCGCTGCGGGTATCTCACTGTTTGTTACATATATTAATCTTTCGTCTTGGTTTGCAGCTAGTCCCGCCACGTTCGAGACACCACTACCGGAAGCGACACCAGCCAGCGAAGCGCCACCATCGATCCGGTCGACCTCCAGCGTTGGTTCGAACAAATCGACCAAAACGCTCGGAGACAAGCACTCGTTGGACAGCTTCCTGCAGACGTACACCAGCGAGGACAATGACAGCTTCCAGGAGATCATCGAAACGGCCGACCGGAAGCTGCGTCAAAAGTTTGCCGTGCTGTACCAAGCCGAAGGTACGACCGCCATCGAGATGGGCAAGTGCCTAGCCCTGCCGAGCATCGAGCAGCAGTTTAACCAGCAAGAGCGACCCAAGCAGCTCGATATGTGGCGGTACACGAACAAAAACTACATCATGTACACCCCGGACGGTGTGGAGCTGACCAAGGAGGAGCAGCTGGAAATGGCAAAGCGGAAGCAGGAAATCAACCACAACAGCACGCGCCTCCATCACAATCCGTTCAACGAGCAAGACAGCCGGCAGGCGATCGTGGAGGCGGCCAAAACGCAGGCCAAACATCTGCCGGAGAAAATCGGCGTGGACGGTCGGGTGGTGGATCAGTCCCTGGGCGAATCGCCACAGGTGCGGGGCTTCGGGTTCGTGAAGAGTCCCTCCCCCTGCCCGGGCGTTACGGACAGTCCGCTGTTTACGTGGGGTGAGATCGAAGGCACTCCGTTCCGGTTGGACGGCGGAGACACACCGCTCCATCCGTCGGCCGGTGGACCGTCGTTCCGTATCATGGAAACGTCGAAGCGCGAAAATTTGGCCCTACAGCTGGCGGAAAAGGCGGCCGAGCAGTCGCGGGAGAAGAAAGCGAAGGCGATCGAAGCGGCACGGCGCAACATTGCGTCACCGCTGGTGCGCAGCTCGTTCGATCGGTTGGCCAGCATGTCACCGGCCGCCCGTCGGTTGGCTACCAACAAGCTCGGCTTTCTGGCCACACCTAGCCCGCTCGCATCGCCCGCCAGCTCGTGTGGATTGAAAACACCCGTAATGGTAAGTGGAAATGGTCGgcgtagtggtggtggtggtagtagtgttgGTAGTAAAGCTAAGCCACGCCATGTTACACCTTCTCCGAGACCGATGGTAAGAAGGAAGACACCTCTGGTGGGAGCGACCGGATCTTCGAAGGCTACATCAACGGATCTGACAGACGACCTGCTGGATATTCCGAGCGGCGGCAAGCGTCAGAAGGCTGCCGATTTCTTTTGAGGCATTGAAGTGATCGAGTACCGATCTAGAAAATATAACAGACTTTTACAATGTAGCCAACGGTGGCAATTGCTTGAAAAAGGGGTCTCGATTTACATCCGAATTAACTGTTGTGCAAAATTGGGGTATTTGGCGAGGCCAACGTGGATGGAAAATGGTCAAGGCCTATTACTAACAGCAGTTGTATACGGCTAGGGAATGTTGGCTAGCAACCAACTATTTGCTACATTGAGACCACGGTCACATGAACAAATAAGGCTAGTTAACGACTGGCGGACGAAGAGACTAGACGAAAAGCAGAAAACAGTGAGTAAGATTTAGATAGTATTTGATTAGGGTTTTATTTCCTGTTTTCATACACATGAACTGCACTTTTGAAGTTCTGTACACGGTCACTTACTTTATTTCTAAGGAACACACTAACACAACTCCATCTAACACGAAAGGGCGCTAATTGTAC encodes the following:
- the LOC1281832 gene encoding splicing factor ESS-2 homolog, which translates into the protein MAKPGERALQAIKEQSKAVTVFKTPIVPKAKAKDKIILTEEEYLQEMGKIIQRDFFPDLQKLKAQNEYLDALASNDVCKLRQIFSKYSSKRPNSSRLASPATFETPLPEATPASEAPPSIRSTSSVGSNKSTKTLGDKHSLDSFLQTYTSEDNDSFQEIIETADRKLRQKFAVLYQAEGTTAIEMGKCLALPSIEQQFNQQERPKQLDMWRYTNKNYIMYTPDGVELTKEEQLEMAKRKQEINHNSTRLHHNPFNEQDSRQAIVEAAKTQAKHLPEKIGVDGRVVDQSLGESPQVRGFGFVKSPSPCPGVTDSPLFTWGEIEGTPFRLDGGDTPLHPSAGGPSFRIMETSKRENLALQLAEKAAEQSREKKAKAIEAARRNIASPLVRSSFDRLASMSPAARRLATNKLGFLATPSPLASPASSCGLKTPVMVSGNGRRSGGGGSSVGSKAKPRHVTPSPRPMVRRKTPLVGATGSSKATSTDLTDDLLDIPSGGKRQKAADFF